Proteins encoded together in one Euwallacea similis isolate ESF13 chromosome 12, ESF131.1, whole genome shotgun sequence window:
- the LOC136412394 gene encoding uncharacterized protein → MKVLVIGSGGREHALLWALKKSPILTELYVTPGRSAMENLGILVDINIQNSIDVTQFCKRESIELVVVGPEQPIINGLADDLAAEGINVFAPSQAAAKLEASKSFTKELCKQYGIPTAKYERFIDEGLAKNFVRSNKIKFPLVVKANGLAAGKGVMICCAENEAFSAIDSMLVEKKFGESGEEIIIEEFLVGEEVSFFALIDGLKVVTLGCAKDYKRVDESNESQNTGGMGSYSSPSIISKDMEQKIIQKIIYPTAQALVNMGTPYKGVLFAGLMICKDSPKLLEYNVRFGDPETQSILPRFDSNCDLLKLMLSVAEGKLNVKMVELNNKSTVCVVVASKGYPGDYQKGEVIKGLDKIESIPGVLVFHAGTKLDESGNLVSDGGRVLNIVAEGSTIEEAKSKVYSALNFLEWPGGFFRYDIGS, encoded by the coding sequence ATGAAGGTTCTGGTTATAGGTTCTGGTGGGCGTGAGCACGCTCTACTTTGGGCTCTAAAAAAATCTCCTATCTTGACTGAGTTATATGTAACTCCTGGTCGCTCGGCCATGGAAAATTTGGGAATTCTTGtggatataaatattcaaaattcaatagatGTTACACAATTTTGCAAGAGAGAAAGTATAGAGTTAGTTGTTGTTGGTCCAGAACAACCAATAATCAATGGACTTGCCGATGATTTAGCTGCAGAGGgaataaatgtttttgctCCAAGTCAAGCAGCTGCAAAACTTGAGGCATCAAAGTCTTTCACCAAAGAATTATGTAAACAATATGGTATACCAACCGCCAAGTACGAGCGTTTTATTGATGAGGGGTTAGCTAAAAATTTTGTACgtagcaataaaataaaatttccgcTTGTAGTTAAAGCAAATGGACTTGCAGCAGGGAAAGGCGTGATGATATGTTGCGCAGAAAATGAAGCTTTTTCAGCAATAGATTCAATGCTAGTGGAGAAAAAATTTGGTGAATCAGGTGAAGAAATAATCATAGAAGAGTTTTTAGTTGGAGAAGAGGTAAGTTTTTTTGCTCTTATTGATGGGTTGAAAGTAGTAACTCTTGGGTGTGCAAAAGATTATAAGAGAGTTGATGAAAGTAATGAAAGCCAAAATACTGGAGGTATGGGGTCGTACTCATCACCTTCAATTATAAGTAAGGACATGgagcaaaaaattatccaaaaaataatatacccTACAGCTCAAGCATTGGTTAACATGGGTACGCCTTATAAAGGAGTACTCTTTGCTGGTTTAATGATTTGCAAAGATAGCCCAAAACTTCTCGAGTATAACGTTAGATTCGGTGATCCAGAAACGCAATCTATATTACCTAGATTTGATTCAAATTGCGATTTGTTAAAATTGATGTTGTCAGTTGCAGAAGGAAAGTTAAATGTCAAAATGGTGGAACTTAACAACAAATCTACAGTTTGTGTAGTTGTTGCAAGTAAAGGCTATCCGGGTGATTATCAAAAGGGAGAAGTAATTAAAGGATTAGATAAGATTGAAAGCATTCCTGGTGTGTTGGTGTTTCATGCTGGTACTAAATTGGATGAAAGTGGTAACTTAGTTTCCGATGGCGGAAGAGTGCTAAATATAGTAGCAGAAGGGAGCACTATAGAGGAAGCCAAAAGTAAGGTGTACTcagcattaaattttttagaatgGCCAGGGGGCTTCTTCAGATACGATATCGGTAGTTAA